One part of the Mycolicibacterium aromaticivorans JS19b1 = JCM 16368 genome encodes these proteins:
- a CDS encoding cobalamin B12-binding domain-containing protein: MSARILVAKPGLDGHDRGAKIVARALRDAGFEVIYTGIRQRIEDIVSIALQEDVAVVGLSILSGAHLALTKRTVDALREADAGDIAVIVGGTIPQSDVSKLLEVGAAAVFPTGTSLDTLVTDVRALTAEQVG; the protein is encoded by the coding sequence ATGAGCGCTCGCATTCTCGTTGCCAAGCCCGGCCTGGACGGCCACGACCGCGGGGCCAAGATCGTGGCTCGCGCTTTGCGTGACGCGGGCTTCGAGGTGATCTATACCGGGATCCGTCAGCGCATCGAGGACATCGTGTCGATCGCACTGCAGGAAGATGTCGCGGTGGTGGGGCTTTCCATCCTGTCGGGTGCGCATCTGGCGTTGACCAAGCGGACCGTAGACGCGCTGCGCGAAGCCGACGCCGGCGACATCGCGGTGATCGTCGGCGGCACGATTCCGCAGAGCGACGTGTCCAAGCTGCTGGAAGTCGGTGCCGCGGCAGTCTTCCCGACCGGAACATCGCTGGACACCCTGGTGACCGACGTCCGCGCTCTGACCGCAGAACAGGTGGGGTGA
- a CDS encoding methylmalonyl-CoA mutase family protein, producing the protein MDHLSHTSSGIPLEPVYGPADRSGDPPAPGAFPFTRGNFSSGYRGRLWTFRQYSGFGTAEESNERYRYLLEQGGTGLSVALDLPTQCGYDSDDPEYGEEVGRVGVAVDTLADAEILFDGIPLDAISTSFTINGTAAILLAFYVAAAEKKGVPREKLTGTIQNDILKEYASRGTWIWPPEPSLRLIADTIEFCAAEVPRFNAISVAGAHFRDAGANAVQEMAFTLADGVTYCDTVVERGRMTIDQFAPQISFFFYTHGDFFEEIAKYRAGRRRWATIVRERWGAKTDKAAMFRFGCVSGGASLYAPQAQNNLVRVAYEALASVLGGVQSMFTAAWDEPFALPSEESATLALRTQQILAYETGVARVADPLGGSYFVEALTDATEERIIEIMSDLEKHGGMVQSIEDGYLQGLIADEAYKIHQDVESGVRPVVGVNKFVVDEPAPDLATYELDAEGRDKQLRRLAKVKAERSELAVKEALAALSRAAEGDDNLMHKLIDCANAYCTVGEMVSTLKSVWGEFQQPVVF; encoded by the coding sequence GTTTCCGTTCACCCGGGGCAACTTCTCCAGCGGCTACCGCGGACGGTTGTGGACCTTCCGCCAGTATTCCGGCTTCGGCACCGCCGAGGAGTCGAACGAGCGCTATCGCTACCTGCTCGAGCAGGGCGGTACCGGACTGTCGGTCGCGCTGGACCTGCCGACCCAATGTGGCTACGACTCCGACGATCCGGAGTACGGGGAGGAGGTCGGCCGGGTCGGCGTCGCGGTCGACACCCTCGCCGATGCCGAGATCCTGTTCGACGGGATCCCGTTGGACGCCATCAGCACCAGCTTCACCATCAACGGGACGGCCGCGATCCTGCTGGCGTTCTATGTCGCCGCCGCGGAGAAGAAGGGTGTGCCGCGCGAAAAGCTCACCGGCACCATCCAGAACGACATTCTCAAGGAGTACGCCTCTCGCGGCACGTGGATCTGGCCACCGGAGCCATCGCTGCGCCTGATCGCCGACACCATCGAGTTCTGCGCGGCCGAGGTGCCGCGGTTCAACGCGATCTCGGTCGCCGGGGCGCACTTCCGCGACGCGGGCGCCAACGCCGTGCAGGAGATGGCGTTCACCCTCGCCGACGGTGTCACCTACTGCGACACCGTCGTCGAGCGCGGCCGGATGACCATCGACCAGTTCGCACCGCAGATCTCCTTCTTCTTCTACACCCACGGCGACTTCTTCGAGGAGATCGCCAAATACCGTGCCGGACGGCGTCGTTGGGCGACAATCGTGCGGGAGCGGTGGGGAGCCAAGACCGACAAGGCCGCGATGTTCCGGTTCGGCTGCGTGTCCGGCGGTGCGTCGTTGTACGCCCCGCAGGCGCAGAACAACCTGGTTCGGGTGGCCTACGAGGCGTTGGCCTCGGTGCTCGGCGGCGTGCAGTCGATGTTCACCGCCGCCTGGGACGAGCCGTTCGCGTTGCCCAGCGAGGAGTCCGCGACGCTGGCGCTGCGCACCCAGCAGATCCTGGCCTACGAGACGGGGGTGGCCCGGGTGGCCGACCCGCTCGGTGGCTCCTACTTCGTCGAAGCGCTCACCGATGCCACCGAGGAGCGCATCATCGAGATCATGTCCGATCTCGAAAAGCACGGCGGCATGGTGCAATCCATCGAGGACGGCTACCTGCAGGGGCTGATCGCCGACGAGGCCTACAAGATCCATCAGGACGTGGAATCGGGCGTCCGGCCGGTGGTCGGGGTGAACAAGTTCGTCGTCGACGAGCCCGCCCCGGACCTGGCCACCTACGAACTCGACGCCGAGGGCCGCGACAAGCAGCTGCGGCGCCTGGCGAAGGTGAAAGCTGAACGTAGTGAACTCGCCGTGAAAGAAGCTTTGGCAGCCCTTTCCAGAGCGGCGGAAGGTGACGACAATCTGATGCACAAGCTGATCGACTGCGCCAATGCGTACTGCACCGTGGGCGAGATGGTCTCCACGCTGAAGTCGGTGTGGGGCGAATTCCAGCAACCGGTGGTTTTCTGA
- a CDS encoding LLM class F420-dependent oxidoreductase: MRLGVMIGAERGDMARKVKKLLEDIEWAEGAGFDTAWMPQVPGDYDALTMVAQMGARTSRIELGTAVVPLQAQHPIALARQALSVHAGTGNRLALGVGPSHHWIIRDMLGLPYEKPASYTRDYLEVLNAALAGPGDVDVENDTFTVHNPTVLQAESRLPVLLAALGPVMLQIAGELTDGTVLWMADERAIGDHIAPRINKAADNAGRPAPRIVAGIPVCLCANSEIDAAKERANRILAEAETSPNYQKLLDRGDARDVGDLCAAGDAETILRRFKQFADAGVTDLSVRLLPIGETRDELVASKYRTREVIAQLGAEVR; encoded by the coding sequence ATGCGTCTTGGCGTGATGATCGGCGCCGAGCGGGGCGATATGGCCCGCAAGGTGAAGAAGCTCCTCGAGGACATCGAGTGGGCCGAGGGTGCGGGCTTCGACACCGCGTGGATGCCCCAGGTGCCAGGAGACTATGACGCGCTGACGATGGTCGCGCAGATGGGCGCCCGCACCTCGCGCATCGAGCTGGGCACCGCGGTGGTCCCGCTGCAGGCGCAACACCCGATCGCGCTGGCCCGCCAGGCGCTGTCGGTGCACGCCGGCACCGGCAACCGGCTCGCGTTGGGCGTCGGACCATCGCACCACTGGATCATCCGCGACATGCTGGGGCTGCCCTACGAGAAACCGGCGTCCTACACCCGCGACTACCTCGAAGTGCTCAATGCGGCACTGGCCGGCCCCGGCGACGTGGACGTCGAGAACGACACCTTCACGGTGCACAATCCGACTGTGCTGCAGGCGGAGTCGCGGCTACCGGTATTGCTGGCCGCGCTGGGTCCGGTGATGCTGCAGATCGCTGGTGAGCTCACCGACGGCACCGTGCTGTGGATGGCCGACGAGCGCGCGATCGGCGACCATATCGCGCCGCGGATCAACAAGGCCGCCGACAATGCCGGCCGGCCGGCTCCGCGCATCGTCGCCGGAATCCCGGTGTGCCTGTGCGCCAACTCGGAGATCGACGCGGCCAAGGAGCGGGCCAACCGAATCCTCGCCGAAGCCGAGACGTCGCCCAACTACCAGAAGCTGCTCGACCGCGGCGACGCACGCGATGTCGGTGACTTGTGCGCTGCCGGTGATGCTGAAACGATTCTGCGGCGATTCAAACAGTTCGCCGACGCCGGCGTCACCGACCTGTCGGTGCGGCTGCTGCCGATCGGGGAGACCCGGGATGAGCTGGTGGCATCGAAATACCGCACCCGCGAGGTGATTGCGCAGCTCGGCGCCGAAGTTCGATGA